Proteins from one Plasmodium cynomolgi strain B DNA, chromosome 10, whole genome shotgun sequence genomic window:
- a CDS encoding DnaJ protein (putative), translated as MNNIRKRNDTKNYYKFKETDEDQNASGSMSRSQSHENSQIIPKYDYESDREEKSLISNIFSTRKPKHAGAGLVSGLKSVTKGIIVGTSFLFISPYLCAKAEGINGFFKGMFFGLLSAIVIPIISLGVASYQIGRGIMNTPESIAQRALGKIWDDEKREWYDFYYNLDEEANKVLNEINDNGGNGNGGNSSTNGNATYERKNDVDNDEYYNKNGNIKVKNDEFYKILQVPTNASQNEIKRQYYKLAKEYHPDKCSDSKAKEQFQKIGEAYQVLGDVERRRRYDKEGKNAINSMQFIDSTFFFTLLFGSEKLDPYIGKLRMVMYVEYEQIYKDEDVQRIIVKEQNKREVQLALHLREILNNYIHGNKEEYIAKFEEEIKDLCQTSFGHVILENVAWSYENCANQFLGDKYSLFGISGKYYKMQQKKRVIGTGFKFVKTLIKTSSLASQIKKKEEDEDMSLEKTAKVNKKIEDSLPAIVETMLNICLIDIDQTIKGVCKKVFTDMSVDENMRKTRAESLIVLAKVMKKIIQDFKKNNEVTDTKKLFEDACMRAYQKQDDEYN; from the exons atgaataacatacgaaaaagaaatg atacaaaaaattattacaagTTTAAGGAAACGGATGAG GACCAAAATGCCAGTGGAAGCATGAGCAGGTCACAGTCGCATG AGAACAGCCAGATAATCCCAAAGTACGACTACGAAAGTGAccgagaagaaaaaagccTAATCAGTAACATATTTTCCACGAGGAAGCCCAAACATGCAGGTGCCGGATTAGTGTCAGGGCTAAAATCAGTAACAAAAGGGATAATCGTGGGGACaagttttttgtttatatctCCCTATTTATGTGCCAAAGCTGAAGGAATTAATGGGTTCTTCAAAGGGATGTTTTTTGGCCTCCTAAGTGCAATAGTTATCCCGATCATCTCACTGGGAGTGGCTAGCTACCAAATTGGCAGGGGTATAATGAACACCCCAGAATCGATAGCTCAGAGGGCTCTGGGCAAAATCTGGgatgatgaaaaaagggagtggTATGATTTTTACTACAATTTGGATGAAGAAGCGAATAAAGTGTTAAACGAAATTAACGACAACGGTGGCAATGGAAATGGTGGAAACAGTAGCACCAATGGTAATGCCACGTATGAGAGAAAGAATGATGTAGATAACGATGAGTATTACAATAAGAATGGAAATATAAAAGTTAAGAATGATGAATTTTACAAGATTTTACAAGTGCCAACGAatgctagccaaaatgaaattaagaGACAGTACTATAAGCTAGCCAAAGAATACCATCCAGATAAATGCTCAGATTCGAAGGCCAAAGAGCAGtttcaaaaaattggggaagcTTATCAAGTGCTCGGTGACGTagagagaagaagaagatatgATAAGGAAGGCAAAAACGCTATCAACAGTATGCAGTTCATCGActctacctttttttttaccctacTCTTTGGTAGCGAAAAGTTGGACCCATACATTGGTAAACTCAGAATGGTGATGTATGTAgagtatgaacaaatataCAAAGATGAAGACGTGCAGAGAATTATTGTCAAAGAACAGAATAAGCGAGAAGTCCAGCTAGCTCTTCACCTGAgagaaatattaaataattatatccACGGGAATAAGGAGGAATATATtgcaaaatttgaagaagaaattaaagacCTATGCCAAACTTCCTTTGGACAtgtcattttggaaaatgtcGCCTGGTCTTATGAAAATTGCGCCAACCAATTTTTAGGAGATAAATATAGCCTATTCGGGATTAGTGGCAAGTACTATAAAATGCAACAGAAAAAGAGAGTAATCGGTACAGGGTTTAAATTCGTAAAAACATTAATTAAGACCAGCTCTTTGGCTAGCcaaattaagaaaaaggaagaagatgaagataTGTCGCTggaaaaaacagccaaagtgaataaaaaaattgaagactCCCTGCCAGCTATTGTCGAAACGATGCTCAACATTTGCCTCATTGACATTGACCAAACCATAAAGGGCGTGTGCAAAAAGGTGTTCACGGACATGTCCGTGGACGAGAACATGCGGAAGACCCGGGCGGAGTCCCTCATCGTGCTGGCCAAAGTGATGAAGAAAATCATCCAGGATTTTAAGAAGAACAACGAGGTCACGGATACTAAGAAGCTGTTCGAGGATGCGTGCATGAG GGCGTACCAGAAACAGGATGACGAATACAACTGA
- a CDS encoding hypothetical protein (putative) translates to MKISKLRNIKLNCMNSSKCFFSGYTGKHISDKELVKKDDNWYIEETNFCLGRVTKLRFSEKDDMARRVLKIMDSQLSKMYTRMRDGTVIPYMSFYLNDVIDKPAPNHQFIEQPLIKWTWDEAYDEAYEEN, encoded by the exons atgaaaatttcaaagtTGAGAAATATCAAATTGAACTGTATGAACAGTTCAAAGTGTTTTTTCAGTGGGTACACAGGGAAGCATATATCTGACAAGGAATTGGTCAAAAAAGATGACAACTG GTACATTGAGGAAACCAACTTTTGCCTGGGAAGAGTGACG AAACTGAGATTTTCCGAAAAGGACGATATGGCGAGGAGagttttgaaaattatgGACAGCCAGTTAAGCAAGATGTACACACGGATGCGAGATGGAACGGTCATCCCATACATGTCCTTTTATTTGAATGATGTTATTGATAAGCCGGCCCCAAACCATCAGTTTATTGAGCAACCACTGATCAAATGGACATGGGACGAAGCCTACGATGAGGCGTACGAAGAAAACTAA
- a CDS encoding hypothetical protein (putative), translated as GEKLTFAEKTNPIYESRDRGIGSPLFNGISGDNFTNGKAVSFGDVPQKGKIGELLKHAAHHVKAHGGKGSKQSDNALSVVERIFKNNLLVHNLSFIHFNMLLTVISKGEIKMTKKMQNGILYLLHRHISSHTSNIDNTGCAWINIVHLLSSICRNDKTMLRLIREKYQNAANEDIKKDAAKEDMKKGAANEDMKKGAANEDMKKGAANEDMKKGAANEDIKKDAANGNIKKDAALSFVDKFVRRICKSNDFNYSIREISLLLHSCYHLNMRSCQLFDAIFDELQKKEHHFNCLDIHIFVYAVYKLQLQRYAPFLEKLKNNILQNIHHFASGQMVNILLAYTYFYLKEGNGKLTLKTDPFMSTIYDTCWHMVSNFSNREFCNFLNFIVQNEVSLTDEQRSELFGIIFNLLKSQHNNRLKLKQMIDLDVFTIVNFAYKYGNCGSTSYMRDMPFEHLDHLTTQLIGKNKFAPNLLVYLLHFYKQRVASYTQLHFLQHICVNSLDFKMKVILLTSVERYLTGGTELHGGVAQSTFCIKKYYHDLLKSVYDDLCRGESTPTRESTVDTSLKPNSSTNMVVISNRDVTSKGDVTSNRDVTSNRVVISNTDIKEILKLIRSTTQNGDKNHQHCGSESSGVSLDREIIKWERMLLNRASEYVTKNKLVELFPLILVNRHVRADICSRAERIINDHFENLNEYLLGYKGRANGMNKYEKSKNTFHFFEALNLCNECIFTNRGSGDVKQFMIKKKLLLRCIDLTPMSEENKKYYFALHIHMLLFDINNNLDFFTNHLLAKISNYLKTPNLSYENVLVNFVDIFSSIIKVQPSYYDTYLNQVYKYIFPQLFCHYEKLDCKHLSLLFYANLVHLLLHLYNRNALSCHITLSIRLMRKLFSLIVNSMDEASYKLTEAHCAELSECHMRDRDRKGAPSLLLPLNELIYIYRVLTIFHFADLYGHMDVQELKCFYAFYKALNFSIFKVHNFCVTQFTQTHRGESRPPVRRGTPACE; from the coding sequence ggggaaaaactcaCCTTCGCAGAAAAAACGAACCCCATATATGAATCCAGGGATAGGGGAATTGGATCACCACTTTTTAACGGCATATCTGGTGATAATTTTACGAATGGCAAAGCAGTATCATTTGGAGATGttccccaaaaggggaaaattggTGAACTTCTTAAACATGCCGCGCACCACGTGAAGGCCCACGGGGGGAAAGGAAGCAAACAGAGTGACAACGCACTGAGCGTAGTAGAGCGCATTTTTAAGAATAACCTACTCGTCCACAATTTGAGctttatccattttaatATGCTCCTGACGGTTATTAGCAagggtgaaataaaaatgactaagaaaatgcaaaacgggATTCTGTATTTACTACACAGGCATATTTCGTCCCACACAAGCAATATTGACAATACGGGTTGCGCCTGGATTAACATAGTCCATTTACTATCCAGCATCTGTAGAAATGATAAAACTATGTTACGTTTAATTAGGGAAAAGTATCAGAATGCGGCGAAtgaggacataaaaaaagatgcagcGAAAGAGGACATGAAAAAAGGTGCAGCGAATGAGGACATGAAAAAAGGTGCAGCGAATGAGGACATGAAAAAAGGTGCAGCGAATGAGGACATGAAAAAAGGTGCAGCGAAtgaagacataaaaaaagatgcagcgaatggaaacataaaaaaagatgcagcTCTCTCATTTGTGGATAAATTTGTACGTAGAATATGCAAATCGAACGATTTTAATTATTCGATAAGAGAAATTTCTTTACTCTTGCACAGCTGTTACCACTTAAACATGAGAAGTTGCCAACTGTTTGATGCCATTTTTGATGagctacaaaaaaaggagcaccaTTTTAACTGTCTagatattcacatttttgtgtacgCGGTTTACAAATTACAACTGCAAAGGTATGCTCCCTTtctggaaaaattaaaaaataatattttgcaaaacataCACCATTTTGCAAGCGGGCAGATGGTAAATATATTGTTAGCGTATACGTACTTCTACCTCAAGGAGGGAAATGGGAAACTTACTTTGAAAACAGATCCGTTCATGAGTACCATTTATGACACGTGTTGGCATATGGTAAGTAATTTCTCCAATAGAGAATTTTGCAACTTCCTCAATTTTattgtacaaaatgaagttaGCTTAACTGATGAACAACGGTCTGAGTTGTTTGGCATCATTTTTAATCTGCTAAAGAGTCAACACAACAACAGATTAAAGCTTAAGCAGATGATCGACTTGGACGTTTTCACGATCGTAAATTTTGCTTACAAGTATGGGAACTGCGGATCTACATCGTACATGAGAGATATGCCCTTCGAGCATTTGGACCATTTGACTACCCAACTAATtgggaagaacaaatttgcacCAAATTTGCTTGTATACCTGCTGCACTTTTACAAACAGAGAGTGGCTAGCTACACgcagttacattttttgcagcACATTTGTGTGAATTCCCTCGATTTCAAAATGAAAGTTATCCTACTAACTTCAGTGGAGAGGTACCTAACGGGGGGGACAGAGCTTCACGGGGGCGTAGCACAAAGCACAttttgcattaaaaaatattaccacGATTTGCTGAAAAGCGTTTATGATGACCTGTGCAGGGGGGAAAGTACACCCACGCGAGAGAGCACAGTGGACACCTCTCTGAAGCCAAACAGCAGTACCAACATGGTCGTAATCTCCAACAGGGACGTAACTTCCAAAGGGGACGTAACCTCCAACAGGGATGTAACCTCCAACAGGGTCGTAATCTCCAACACGGacattaaagaaatattaaaattaattagaAGTACAACTCAGAATGGCGATAAAAATCATCAGCATTGTGGCAGTGAGTCGTCCGGCGTTTCCCTCGATAGGGAGATCATCAAATGGGAACGGATGCTTCTCAATAGGGCCAGCGAATACGTGACGAAAAATAAGCTAGTGGAGTTATTCCCTCTCATCTTGGTGAATAGGCATGTGCGCGCTGATATTTGCAGCCGAGCGGAGAGAATTATAAACGATCATTTTGAAAACCTGAATGAGTATTTGCTAGGCTATAAAGGAAGAGCAAATGGTATGAACAAGTacgaaaaaagtaaaaacactttccattttttcgaagCGCTAAACTTGTGTAATGAATGCATTTTCACAAACAGGGGCAGTGGAGATGTCAAGCAGTTTATGATCAAGAAGAAATTACTACTACGCTGTATAGATCTCACTCCTATGAgcgaagaaaataaaaaatattatttcgcattacatatacatatgctcCTATTCGATATAAACAACAATTTAGACTTTTTTACGAACCACCTGCTAGCCAAAATATCGAATTATCTAAAGACCCCTAATTTGAGTTATGAAAACGTTCTTGTAAACTTTGTcgatatattttcttccataATAAAAGTGCAACCCAGTTATTACGACACTTACCTGAACCAGGTTTATAAGTACATATTTCCTCAACTGTTTTGTCACTATGAAAAGTTAGACTGTAAACATTTgtctcttttattttatgccaATTTAGTTCACTTACTTTTACATTTGTATAACCGAAATGCACTGTCGTGCCACATTACTTTATCCATCCGATTGATGAGAAAATTGTTTAGCCTTATTGTAAACTCCATGGATGAAGCCTCCTACAAGTTAACAGAGGCACATTGTGCAGAACTGTCCGAATGTCACATGAGGGATAGAGACAGAAAAGGGGCACCATCGTTACTTCTACCTTTGAACGAGTTAATTTATATCTATAGAGTGCTtacaatttttcactttgcgGATTTGTACGGGCACATGGATGTGCAGGAGTTAAAATGCTTTTACGCGTTTTACAAAGCTTTgaatttctccatttttaaagtGCACAACTTTTGCGTGACCCAGTTTACGCAGACGCATAGGGGTGAGTCGCGGCCGCCCGTGCGCAGGGGCACCCCCGCGTGTGAA
- a CDS encoding mitochondrial processing peptidase alpha subunit (putative), translating into MNGNVQKFKIVLCRNKPGKQLYSSEALKLKRNPNLEKLYSGEKQNLTKVTFKKEKIEDIIKEVKFDYYYFNEGKKNTYRDIPLNIAVIKESELPAFKQVDEKLHFSVLENDLRIISTNKNNSVCSIGLYVKCGSRYEEINDQVNEQGMSVMLENMAFHSTAHLSHLRTIKSLEKIGANVSCNAFREHIVYTCECLKEYLPVVTNLLIGNVLFPRFLSWEMKNNVNRLNTMRTKLFENNELYITELLHNTAWYNNTLGNKLYVCESSVENYTASNLRNFMLKHFSPKNMTLVGVNVDHEELTKWTSRAFQDYVSVPYTSQKEVTPKYTGGFVSVEDKNVKKTNIAIAYETKGGWKTSDMITLTVLQTLMGGGGSFSTGGPGKGMYSRLFLNVLNNYNFIESCMAFSTQHSDTGLFGLYFTGEPANTMDIINAMALEFQKMNKVTDEELNRAKKSLKSFMWMSLEYKSILMEDLARQMMILNRVLSGKQLCDAIDAVTKEDINRIVGHFLKTKPTVVVYGNINHSPHYDEICKILG; encoded by the exons atgaacggaAACGTACAAAAGTTCAAAATAGTTCTGTGTAGGAACAAACCGGGGAAACAACTATACAGTAGTGAAGCCCTAAAACTTAAGAGAAATCCCAacttagaaaaattatactCAGGGGAAAAACAGAATTTGACAAAAGTCACAttcaagaaggagaaaattgaAGACATCATTAAAGAAGTGAAATTTGATTACTACTATTTTAatgaagggaagaaaaacacgTATAGAGACATCCCCCTCAACATTGCTGTCATAAAGGAGTCGGAGTTGCCTGCCTTCAAGCAGGTTGATGAGAAGTTACATTTCTCAGTTTTGGAAAATGACCTCAGGATTATTTCCACTAACAAGAACAACAGCGTTTGTTCAATAG ggcTGTACGTGAAGTGCGGGTCCAGGTACGAAGAAATAAACGACCAGGTGAACGAGCAGGGAATGAGCGTGATGCTCGAAAACATGGCGTTCCACAGCACAGCGCACCTGTCCCACCTGAGGACGATCAAATCGCTGGAAAAAATAGGGGCGAACGTAAGCTGCAACGCGTTTCGTGAGCACATAGTGTACACCTGCGAATGCTTGAAGGAGTACCTACCCGTAGTGACAAACTTACTAATCGGAAACGTCTTATTTCCTCGCTTCCTATCatgggaaatgaaaaataatgtaaatcGACTCAACACCATGCGCACCAAGTTATTTGAAAACAACGAACTGTACATAACCGAACTTCTGCACAACACCGCATGGTATAATAACACCTTAGGAAATAAGCTGTATGTGTGTGAATCTAGTGTAGAGAATTACACTGCCAGTAATTTAAGAAATTTTATGCTCaaacatttttctccaaaaaatatgacccTAGTTGGTGTCAATGTAGACCATGAGGAATTAACCAAATGGACATCAAGAGCATTTCAAGATTATGTCTCCGTACCATATACAAGCCAGAAGGAAGTGACTCCAAAATATACAGGTGGATTTGTAAGCgtagaagataaaaatgttaaaaaaactAACATTGCTATAGCGTATGAAACGAAAGGTGGTTGGAAGACATCAGACATGATTACACTAACTGTGTTGCAAACCCTCATGGGTGGAGGTGGTTCTTTTTCCACGGGAGGACCAGGAAAAGGAATGTACTCTAGATTATTCCTAAATGTTTTGAACAACTATAATTTTATAGAATCTTGTATGGCCTTTAGTACACAACATTCAGATACGGGTTTGTTTGGACTATACTTCACTGGGGAACCAGCCAACACGATGGACATAATAAATGCTATGGCTTTGGAGTTTCAGAAAATGAATAAAGTTACCGATGAAGAATTAAATAGAGCAAAGAAAAGTTTGAAAAGCTTTATGTGGATGAGCTTAGAGTATAAGTCCATACTAATGGAAGACTTGGCTAGACAAATGATGATTCTAAATCGGGTTCTCTCTGGAAAACAGCTATGTGATGCTATAGATGCAGTAACGAAGGAAGACATAAACCGGATCGTAGGGCACTTTTTGAAAACCAAGCCAACGGTTGTTGTCTATGGCAACATTAACCATTCTCCTCACTACGAcgaaatatgcaaaattttgGGCTAA
- a CDS encoding multidrug resistance protein (mdr1;~putative) — LYLWSLFKNARLTLCVTCVFPLIYICGVICNKKVKINKKTSLLYNNNTMSIIEEALVGIRTVVSYCGENTILKKFNLSEKLYSKYTLKANLMESLHIGMINGFILASYAFGFWYGTRIIISDLSNQQPNNDFHGGSVISILLGVLISMFMLTIILPNITEYMKSLEATNNLYEIINRKPLVENNNNGKKLKDIKKIQFKNVRFHYDTRKDVEIYKDLNFTLTEGKTYAFVGESGCGKSTILKLIERLYDPTEGEIIINDSHNLKDVNLKWWRSKIGVVSQDPLLFSNSIKNNIKYSLYSVKDLENLSEELNEEDFASQNGANNRNRCRAKCASDLNDMMKTTDSTELLQVRKNYDTIEDSEVVSVSKKVLIHDFVSALPDKYETLVGSNASKLSGGQKQRISIARAIIRNPKILILDEATSSLDNKSEYLVQKTINNLKGNENRITIIIAHRLSTIRYANTIFVLSNRENGNSSTIDVDILGEDPTKDNIENNEENIKKDDTNQNKKINNAGSYIIEQGTHDSLMKNKNGIYYTMINNQKVSSKSSSNNDNDKDSDMKSSIYKDSEPGYDPDEMNGNTKNGNDDASAKKSKNMSDAKESNTNAGGRLSFLRNLFKRKPKAPNNLRVVYREIFSYRKDIAIIALSIMVAGGLYPLFALLYAKYVSTLFDFANLEENSNKYSLYILVIAIAMFISETLKNYYNNVIGEKVEKTMKLRLFENILYQEISFFDQDSHAPGLLSAHINRDVHLLKTGLVNNIVIFTHFIVLFIVSMILSFYFCPIVAAVLTGTYFIFMRVFAIRARMAANKDVEKKRVNQADTVFLYNNDDEIFKDPSFLIQEAFYNMNTVIIYGLEDYFCTLIEKAIDYSNKGQKRKTLINSMLWGFSQSAQLFINSFAYWFGSFLIRRGTIEVDDFMKSLFTFLFTGSYAGKLMSLKGDSENAKLSFEKYYPLITRRSNIDVRDNGGIKIKNSNDIEGKIEIMDVNFRYLSRPNVPIYKDLTFSCDSKKTTAIVGETGSGKSTVMSLLMRFYDLKNDHHIVFKNEQIDEINKEEKQQGDEEQNVGMKNVNEFNSAKENADGQNSAVFKNSGKILLDGVDICDYNLKDLRNLFSIVSQEPMLFNMSIYENIKFGKDDATREDVKRACKFAAIDEFIESLPNKYDTNVGPYGKSLSGGQKQRIAIARALLREPKILLLDEATSSLDSNSEKLIEKTIVDIKDKADRTIITIAHRIASIKRSDKIVVFNNPDRTGSFVQAQGTHEELLSVQDGIYKKYVKLAK; from the coding sequence TTATATTTATGGTCCCTATTTAAGAACGCCAGGCTCACCCTCTGCGTCACGTGTGTTTTTCCCTTGATATATATCTGCGGTGTTATTTgcaacaaaaaggtgaagattaataaaaaaacgtcacTCTTGTATAATAACAATACCATGTCGATTATAGAAGAAGCGTTAGTTGGCATCCGAACTGTCGTCAGCTATTGTGGTGAAAATACTATATTGAAAAAGTTCAACTTATCAGAAAAGCTGTACAGTAAATACACATTAAAGGCAAACTTAATGGAATCTTTACACATTGGTATGATTAACGGATTCATTTTAGCATCTTACGCTTTTGGTTTTTGGTACGGAACGAGAATTATCATTTCAGATCTGAGCAACCAGCAACCCAACAATGACTTCCATGGAGGCTCTGTCATCTCCATCCTTTTAGGAGTACTCATCAGTATGTTCATGTTAACCATTATTTTGCCAAACATAACAGAGTATATGAAATCGTTGGAAGCTACGAACAATCTGTACGAAATTATTAATAGAAAACCCTTGGTAGAGAATAACAATAAtgggaagaaattaaaagacattaaaaaaatccaatTCAAGAATGTACGTTTTCATTATGATACTAGAAAGGATGTCGAAATTTACAAGGATCTTAATTTTACCCTAacggaaggaaaaacataCGCATTTGTTGGAGAATCAGGTTGCGGAAAGTCAACTATCTTGAAGTTAATAGAAAGGTTATATGACCCAACTGAGGGAGAGATCATCATTAACGATTCGCATAATTTGAAAGATGTAAACCTGAAATGGTGGAGATCAAAAATCGGAGTCGTCAGCCAAGATCCACTCCTCTTTAGCAATTCCATAAAGAACAACATTAAGTATAGTTTGTACAGTGTGAAAGATTTGGAAAATTTATCAGAGGAATTGAACGAAGAAGATTTCGCTTCTCAAAATGGTGCTAACAACCGCAACAGATGCAGAGCCAAATGTGCTAGCGATCTAAACGATATGATGAAAACGACTGACTCGACTGAACTCTTACAAGTGAGAAAGAACTACGATACGATTGAAGATTCCGAAGTTGTTAGTGTTTCGAAAAAGGTGCTAATCCACGATTTTGTATCAGCTCTTCCAGATAAATACGAAACGCTGGTAGGTTCTAATGCGTCCAAGTTGTCAGGTGGGCAGAAGCAGAGAATCTCCATCGCTAGAGCCATTATTAGAAACCCCAAAATTTTGATACTCGATGAAGCTACGTCATCCTTGGACAACAAATCGGAGTACCTAGTGCAGAAAACgataaataatttgaaaggaaatgaaaacagAATTACGATTATTATTGCTCACAGATTGAGTACCATCAGATATGCAAacaccatttttgttttgtccAATCGAGAAAACGGAAATAGTTCCACCATAGATGTAGATATACTTGGTGAGGACCCAACCAAGGACAACATCGAAAATAATGAggagaatataaaaaaagatgacacaaaccaaaacaaaaaaattaataatgcaGGAAGTTACATCATCGAGCAGGGAACACATGATTCGCTgatgaagaataaaaacgGAATTTACTACACCATGATTAATAATCAAAAGGTATCGTCCAAAAGTTCTAGTAATAACGATAATGACAAAGACTCAGATATGAAGAGTAGTATTTATAAGGACTCCGAACCAGGTTACGACCCAGACGAAATGAACggcaacacaaaaaatggaaatgatgATGCATCTGCCAAAAAGAGTAAGAACATGAGTGATGCGAAAGAGAGTAACACAAATGCTGGAGGAAGATTATCCTTTTTGAGAAACCTGTTTAAGAGGAAACCCAAAGCACCAAACAACCTCCGCGTTGTCTAcagagaaatattttcttacAGAAAAGACATAGCCATTATAGCCCTGAGCATTATGGTCGCTGGAGGCTTGTACCCTCTGTTTGCGCTCCTGTATGCTAAGTACGTATCCACTCTGTTCGATTTCGCAAACTTGGAGGAGAACTCGAATAAGTACTCCCTGTACATCTTAGTGATTGCAATTGCCATGTTCATTTCGGAgactttgaaaaattattacaacaATGTGATAGGAGAGAAGGTGGAGAAAACGATGAAACTTCGACTattcgaaaatattttgtaccaAGAAATTAGCTTCTTTGATCAGGACAGTCATGCCCCTGGATTGCTGTCAGCACACATAAACAGAGATGTTCATTTATTGAAAACTGGTTTAGTAAATAACATCGTCATTTTTACGCACTTTATCGTCCTCTTCATCGTTAGTATGATTTTGTCGTTTTATTTCTGTCCCATCGTGGCAGCTGTGCTGACCGGAAcatacttcatttttatgagaGTGTTTGCCATTAGAGCAAGAATGGCAGCCAACAAGGATGTAGAGAAGAAGCGAGTCAACCAAGCAGACACAGTGTTTTTGTACAACAATGAtgatgaaatatttaaagatCCAAGTTTCTTAATTCAGGAGGCATTTTACAATATGAACACGGTTATTATTTACGGCCTGGAGGATTACTTCTGTACGCTCATTGAGAAGGCTATTGATTATTCCAACAAAGgacaaaagagaaaaacgcTAATCAATTCTATGTTGTGGGGGTTCAGTCAAAGTGCTCAGCTTTTCATTAACAGTTTTGCTTACTGGTTTGGTTCCTTCCTAATTAGAAGAGGTACAATAGAGGTGGATGATTTTATGAAATCTTTGTTTACCTTTTTGTTCACCGGTAGTTATGCCGGAAAGTTGATGTCACTAAAGGGAGACTcagaaaatgcaaagttATCCTTCGAAAAGTACTACCCATTGATTACGAGAAGATCTAATATCGACGTACGAGATAATGGAGGTATTAAAATTAAGAACAGTAATGACATAGAGGGAAAAATCGAAATCATGGATGTCAATTTTAGATACCTGTCCAGACCCAACGTCCCCATTTACAAAGACTTGACTTTCTCCTGTGACAGTAAAAAAACCACAGCTATTGTTGGAGAAACAGGTAGTGGAAAATCTACTGTAATGAGTCTACTGATGCGATTCTACGACTTGAAAAATGACCACCatattgtttttaaaaatgaacagattgATGAGATTAACAAGGAAGAAAAGCAGCAGGGAGATGAGGAACAAAATGtgggaatgaaaaatgtaaacgaATTCAATTCAGCAAAGGAAAATGCAGATGGACAAAACAGTGCCGTTTTTAAGAACAGTGGAAAAATCCTACTGGATGGGGTCGACATCTGTGATTACAACTTAAAGGATTTGAGAAATCTATTCTCCATTGTTAGCCAAGAACCCATGCTCTTTAATATGTCCATTTATGAAAACATCAAATTCGGTAAAGATGACGCCACCAGAGAGGATGTCAAACGTGCTTGTAAATTTGCTGCAATTGACGAGTTTATTGAATCGTTACCGAACAAGTATGACACGAACGTGGGACCCTATGGAAAAAGTTTATCAGGTGGACAGAAACAGAGAATTGCCATTGCTAGGGCGTTGTTGAGAGAAcccaaaattttgttgttaGATGAAGCTACGTCGTCTCTGGACTCCAATTCTGAGAAACTGATTGAGAAGACCATCGTTGACATTAAGGACAAGGCGGACAGGACGATTATTACCATTGCGCACAGAATTGCGTCCATTAAGAGATCCGACAAAATTGTCGTTTTTAACAACCCAGATCGAACAGGCTCCTTTGTACAGGCCCAGGGAACGCACGAGGAGCTCCTCTCCGTGCAGGACGGCATCTATAAGAAGTACGTCAAGTTGGCCAAGTAG